The proteins below are encoded in one region of Vicia villosa cultivar HV-30 ecotype Madison, WI unplaced genomic scaffold, Vvil1.0 ctg.002495F_1_1, whole genome shotgun sequence:
- the LOC131638979 gene encoding gibberellin 20 oxidase 2-like, which yields MAPIAATVSPNENEFKSVIDFKSLHKQANVPKEFIWSSEDLLETSQGDLDVPIIDLGVVSNGDAAALEAVAKVVRDACMKHGFFQVTNHGVAQKLIDETNQEFVSLFELPLDRKANAYKAPWGYSCAHASRYSASLPWKETFTFQYKHYDPSETQIVDFFTSVLGDDHQHAGLVLQNYCDAMKKLSEVILELLAISLGVDRMFYKKFFEDAETMMRCNSYPPCSGIQAGTLGTGPHCDPTSITILFQNLEGLEVFVDGKWLGVRPQPNTFVINIGDTFKALTNGVYKSCLHRVLANKEKDRKTLAFFINPKSDKIVRAPENILGRQEPRKYPDFTWSQLFKFTQEKHRADPNTLPDFVSEINSKASNI from the exons ATGGCACCAATCGCTGCTACTGTTTCTCCAAATGAAAATGAGTTCAAAAGCGTTATTGACTTCAAGTCACTCCATAAGCAAGCAAATGTGCCAAAAGAATTCATTTGGTCTTCTGAGGATTTGCTTGAAACCAGTCAAGGAGATCTTGATGTGCCAATCATTGACTTAGGAGTAGTATCCAATGGTgatgctgctgctttggaagctgTTGCAAAGGTTGTGAGAGATGCATGCATGAAGCATGGATTTTTCCAAGTCACCAACCATGGAGTTGCTCAAAAGTTGATTGATGAAACTAATCAAGAGTTTGTGTCCCTTTTTGAACTCCCTTTGGATAGGAAGGCTAATGCATATAAGGCTCCATGGGGTTACTCTTGTGCTCATGCATCAAGGTACTCTGCTAGTTTGCCATGGAAAGAGACTTTTACTTTCCAATACAAACACTATGATCCATCTGAGACACAAATTGTTGATTTCTTCACTTCTGTCTTAGGTGATGACCACCAACATGCTGG GTTGGTTCTCCAGAACTACTGTGATGCCATGAAGAAGCTATCTGAAGTTATTTTGGAGTTGTTGGCGATTAGTTTGGGTGTGGATCGAATGTTTTACAAGAAGTTTTTTGAAGATGCTGAAACAATGATGAGGTGCAACTCTTATCCACCTTGCAGTGGCATCCAAGCTGGAACCCTTGGCACTGGTCCTCATTGTGATCCCACCTCAATCACCATTCTTTTTCAGAACCTTGAAGGTCTTGAAGTTTTTGTCGATGGCAAATGGCTCGGTGTTCGTCCTCAACCCAATACCTTTGTCATTAACATAGGTGACACTTTTAAG GCATTGACTAATGGAGTATACAAGAGCTGTCTCCATAGGGTGTTGGCTAACAAGGAGAAGGACAGAAAGACTCTGGCTTTCTTCATAAATCCAAAATCTGACAAAATTGTGAGAGCACCAGAGAACATCCTGGGAAGACAAGAGCCAAGGAAATATCCTGATTTCACATGGTCACAACTTTTCAAGTTTACACAAGAAAAGCATCGAGCCGATCCCAACACTCTTCCAGATTTCGTCTCTGAGATCAATTCCAAAGCATCAAACATCTAG
- the LOC131638978 gene encoding nuclear transcription factor Y subunit B-3-like, whose amino-acid sequence MDDETHTTLPNGFTTEIPETQSLKTINNHNNNNNNTTTNNKEQDRFLPIANVGRIMKKVIPANGKISKDAKETVQECVSEFISFVTGEASDKCQREKRKTINGDDIIWAITTLGFEDYVEPLKSYLQKYRDIEGEKVNVPKQQRSEQRLHQQHQHQQHQQHNQDELNNQHFNNSVYTSTNLISQPSYVTNDQPFPLPFSSNSIQKQLRPQDQIDSLGHWYE is encoded by the coding sequence ATGGATGATGAAACTCATACTACTTTGCCAAATGGATTCACCACAgaaattcctgaaactcaatctttaaaaacaatcaacaatcataataacaacaacaacaacactaccACCAACAATAAAGAACAAGACCGTTTTCTTCCCATAGCAAACGTTGGTAGAATAATGAAAAAAGTGATCCCAGCAAACGGCAAAATCTCAAAGGACGCAAAAGAAACAGTTCAAGAATGTGTCTCTGAGTTCATAAGTTTCGTCACCGGCGAAGCCTCCGATAAATGTCaaagagaaaagaggaaaacTATCAATGGTGATGATATCATTTGGGCTATTACAACTTTAGGGTTTGAAGATTACGTTGAACCGTTAAAATCTTATCTTCAAAAATATAGAGATATCGAAGGTGAGAAAGTTAATGTCCCTAAACAACAAAGATCTGAACAAAGGCTacatcaacaacatcaacatcaacagCATCAACAACATAATCAAGATGAATTAAATAATCAACATTTCAATAATAGTGTATATACTTCAACAAATCTCATTTCTCAACCCTCTTATGTCACCAATGATCAACCATTTCCGTTACCTTTCTCGTCCAATTCGattcaaaaacagttacggccGCAAGATCAGATCGATTCCTTAGGCCATTGGTATGAATGA
- the LOC131638982 gene encoding probable methyltransferase PMT26, producing the protein MAQAKYSRIDNKRSPSGYCSTVTIVVFVALCLVGLWMMTSYSVVPVQNVDESSVNNKNEVKEQSEVKDRVSEATSDTSNNNAQKFEDKQGDLPQDATKMDSSVTSENNPVIPAKQVVVSDKAPEDTKLVYTDATQYVKPSDSDESNNKPVFDEGNKKSDSDESEKKSDSVESKKSDSDESEKKYDSVESEKKSDSVESEKKSESNSNGQSDSDEKGNNPGSDESGNKTDDSNETTDNKTEGKVDQNDNQGSDESSNEKKTEENTNNQGSNEVLPSGAQSELLNESTTQNGSFSTQAAESKNEKEYQKSSKEFTGFNWKLCNVTAGPDYIPCLDNLKAIKSLRTTKHYEHRERQCPQDPPTCLVPLPEGYKRPIEWPKSREKIWYSNVPHSKLAEYKGHQNWVKVTGEYLTFPGGGTQFKHGALHYIDTIQQSVPDIAWGKQTRVILDVGCGVASFGGFLFERDVLAMSFAPKDEHEAQVQFALERGIPAISAVMGTKRLPFPARVFDAVHCARCRVPWHIEGGKLLLELNRVLRPGGFFVWSATPIYQKLAEDVEIWKEMKALTKAMCWEVVNISKDKVNGVGIAVYRKPTSNECYEKRTKNEPSLCQDSDDPNAAWNITLQSCMHKVPVSSTERGSQWPGKWPARLGQSPYWLSNSEVGVYGKPAPEDFAADYEYWKRVVSKTYLNGMGIQWSNMRNVMDMRSVYGGLAAALRDLKIWVMNVVPVDSPDTLPIIYERGLFGIYHDWCESFSTYPRSYDLLHADHLFSKLKKRCKFEAVVAEVDRILRPEGKLIVRDTAEIINELQGLLKSMQWEVRMTYSKETEGFLYVQKSMWRPTELETVEYAIA; encoded by the exons ATGGCGCAAGCGAAATATTCTAGAATAGATAACAAACGGTCTCCGTCGGGGTACTGTTCGACGGTGACTATTGTTGTGTTTGTGGCTCTATGCTTGGTTGGGCTATGGATGATGACATCGTATTCTGTAGTTCCTGTGCAAAATGTAGACGAGTCTTCGGTGAATAATAAGAATGAGGTGAAAGAACAGAGTGAGGTGAAGGATCGGGTAAGTGAAGCCACTAGTGATACCAGTAATAACAATGCTCAGAAGTTTGAAGATAAACAGGGAGATCTGCCTCAGGATGCAACCAAAATGGATAGCAGTGTCACATCCGAAAACAATCCTGTTATTCCAGCAAAACAGGTAGTTGTTTCTGATAAGGCTCCTGAAGATACCAAGCTGGTTTATACTGATGCAACTCAGTACGTGAAGCCTTCTGATTCGGATGAGAGTAATAACAAACCTGTTTTTGACGAGGGCAACAAGAAATCTGATTCTGATGAGAGCGAAAAGAAGTCTGATTCTGTTGAGAGTAAGAAGTCTGATTCTGATGAGAGTGAGAAGAAGTATGATTCTGTTGAGAGTGAAAAGAAATCCGATTCTGTTGAGAGTGAGAAGAAATCTGAATCAAATAGCAACGGACAATCTGATTCAGATGAAAAGGGGAATAACCCTGGTTCAGATGAAAGTGGAAATAAAACTGATGACTCCAATGAAACAACAGATAATAAAACAGAAGGAAAGGTAGATCAAAATGATAACCAGGGCTCTGATGAAAGCTCTAATGAGAAGAAAACTGAAGAAAATACCAACAACCAGGGCTCTAATGAGGTACTCCCTTCTGGGGCCCAGTCCGAGCTTCTGAATGAAAGTACAACTCAAAATGGTTCTTTTTCAACTCAGGCAGCAGAGTCAAAGAATGAAAAGGAGTATCAAAAATCCTCCAAAGAGTTTACTGGGTTCAATTGGAAACTATGCAATGTCACTGCTGGCCCTGATTACATTCCATGCCTTGACAACTTGAAGGCAATTAAAAGCCTTCGAACTACTAAACACTATGAACACAGAGAAAGGCAATGTCCTCAAGATCCTCCTACCTGCCTTGTCCCTCTTCCTGAAGGATATAAACGCCCAATTGAGTGGCCCAAAAGCAGAGAGAAG ATATGGTATTCCAATGTTCCACACAGTAAGCTTGCTGAATATAAGGGGCACCAGAATTGGGTTAAAGTTACAGGCGAGTATCTTACTTTTCCTGGTGGTGGAACCCAATTCAAACATGGTGCACTTCATTACATCGACACTATACAACAG TCCGTACCTGATATTGCTTGGGGCAAACAAACACGTGTGATATTAGATGTTGGATGTGGTGTTGCCAGTTTTGGTGGCTTTCTCTTTGAAAGAGATGTACTTGCAATGTCATTTGCACCAAAAGATGAACATGAAGCTCAGGTACAATTTGCACTTGAAAGGGGAATTCCTGCTATATCTGCTGTGATGGGCACAAAGAGGCTTCCCTTCCCTGCTAGAGTATTTGATGCAGTCCATTGTGCACGCTGTAGAGTTCCATGGCATATAGAAG GTGGAAAACTTCTCTTGGAGCTGAATAGAGTATTGCGACCTGGTGGTTTCTTTGTATGGTCTGCTACTcctatttatcagaagcttgctgAAGATGTAGAAATATGGAAGG AAATGAAGGCACTAACTAAAGCCATGTGCTGGGAAGTGGTAAATATCAGCAAGGATAAAGTTAATGGAGTTGGTATAGCTGTATACAGGAAGCCAACTTCTAATGAGTGTTATGAGAAACGTACCAAGAATGAGCCTTCTCTATGTCAAGACTCTGATGATCCTAATGCCGCGTG GAACATTACATTGCAATCATGCATGCACAAAGTGCCAGTGAGTTCGACAGAACGTGGGTCACAGTGGCCAGGCAAATGGCCAGCAAGACTCGGCCAATCACCTTACTGGTTATCAAACTCTGAAGTTGGAGTTTATGGAAAGCCTGCTCCCGAAGATTTTGCTGCTGATTATGAATACTGGAAACGCGTAGTGTCCAAGACTTATCTAAATGGGATGGGCATTCAGTGGTCTAATATGCGCAATGTCATGGACATGAGATCTGTCTATGGAGG GCTTGCAGCAGCTTTGAGAGATTTGAAAATTTGGGTAATGAACGTGGTCCCGGTAGACTCACCAGACACACTTCCTATTATTTATGAACGGGGGCTGTTTGGCATATATCATGATTGGTGTGAATCATTTAGCACATATCCCAGATCCTATGATCTACTTCACGCAGATCATTTGTTTTCAAAGCTTAAGAAAAG ATGCAAGTTTGAAGCTGTAGTGGCTGAGGTTGATAGAATTCTCAGGCCTGAGGGAAAGCTTATTGTCCGAGACACTGCTGAGATCATTAATGAGCTTCAGGGCTTGCTGAAGTCTATGCAGTGGGAGGTTCGTATGACTTACTCGAAAGAAACAGAGGGCTTTTTATACGTCCAAAAGTCCATGTGGCGGCCTACAGAATTGGAAACAGTAGAGTATGCTATTGCCTAA